A single region of the Streptomyces sp. NBC_00236 genome encodes:
- the repSA gene encoding replication initiator protein RepSA, whose amino-acid sequence MTDTATAAGLDPTTLADVLRVAGSTGFDRWNEQIRRTGGCAQPIHLTGATKTTDRTTGTLLRHYTTDTEPGGRLRIACGNRRASRCPACAWTYAGDTYHLIRAGLTGDPDKGTPHTIRDHPRVFATLTAPSFGAVHNRPGNRPCRCGTHHPDNAPELGTPLHPDRYDYAGAVLWNNHASDLWRYFTIYLRREIARRAGLTQKAAREQSRLSFGKVAEYQKRGAVHFHAVIRFDGPDGPDSPPPAWATLTLLDDAIRAAAARVEVVVPANEEAGFITPWVLRWGTQLDVQPIGAFGNGEDLTEQAVASYVAKYATKAAETTGTVDHRIGNKEALILLDVPDHPRRLIEACLDLHHAYPDRKLRDWAHMLGFRGHFSTKSRRYSTTLGALRQVRADYRAAQQRAALGLPGPDEHPEATTLTLAHWTYAGHGHTPGESWLAANIHRDIQHNRDAAREARLGGVLDEYDD is encoded by the coding sequence ATGACCGACACCGCCACCGCGGCGGGCCTGGACCCGACCACCCTCGCCGACGTGCTGAGGGTGGCCGGGTCCACCGGCTTCGACCGCTGGAACGAACAGATCCGCCGCACCGGAGGATGCGCCCAGCCCATCCACCTCACCGGCGCCACCAAGACCACCGACCGGACCACCGGCACACTCCTGCGCCACTACACGACCGACACCGAGCCCGGCGGCCGGTTACGCATCGCCTGCGGCAACCGCCGCGCCTCCCGCTGCCCCGCCTGCGCCTGGACCTACGCCGGCGACACCTACCACCTCATCCGAGCCGGCCTCACCGGCGACCCCGACAAAGGCACCCCCCACACGATCCGCGACCACCCCCGCGTCTTCGCCACCCTCACCGCACCCTCGTTCGGTGCGGTCCACAACCGGCCCGGGAACCGGCCCTGCCGCTGCGGCACCCACCACCCCGACAACGCCCCCGAACTCGGCACCCCGCTCCACCCCGACCGGTACGACTACGCGGGTGCGGTGCTCTGGAACAACCACGCATCCGACCTATGGCGCTACTTCACGATCTACCTCCGCCGCGAAATCGCCCGCCGCGCTGGCCTCACCCAGAAAGCCGCCCGCGAACAGTCCCGGCTCTCCTTCGGGAAGGTCGCGGAGTACCAAAAGCGCGGAGCGGTCCACTTCCACGCTGTGATCCGCTTCGACGGACCGGACGGCCCGGACTCACCCCCGCCGGCCTGGGCCACCCTCACTCTGCTCGACGACGCGATTCGCGCCGCGGCGGCTCGGGTCGAAGTCGTCGTGCCTGCGAACGAGGAAGCCGGATTCATCACCCCTTGGGTGCTGCGCTGGGGCACACAGCTCGACGTCCAGCCCATCGGGGCGTTCGGGAACGGCGAAGACCTCACCGAGCAAGCCGTTGCCTCCTATGTCGCCAAGTACGCCACGAAGGCGGCCGAGACGACCGGGACCGTGGACCACCGGATCGGAAACAAGGAAGCGCTGATCCTGCTCGACGTCCCGGACCACCCCCGGCGACTGATCGAAGCGTGCCTGGACCTCCACCACGCCTACCCCGATCGCAAGCTCCGCGACTGGGCCCACATGCTCGGCTTCCGCGGCCACTTCTCCACCAAATCCCGCCGCTATTCCACCACTCTCGGCGCCCTCCGGCAGGTCCGCGCCGACTACCGCGCCGCCCAGCAACGCGCCGCCCTCGGTCTCCCGGGCCCCGACGAGCACCCCGAGGCCACGACCCTCACGCTCGCGCACTGGACCTACGCCGGCCACGGGCACACCCCCGGCGAATCCTGGCTCGCCGCCAACATCCACCGCGACATCCAACACAACCGCGACGCAGCCCGTGAAGCCCGATTGGGAGGTGTGCTCGATGAGTACGACGACTAG
- a CDS encoding DNA methylase, with amino-acid sequence MPRVLDLFSCAGGAATGYHRAGFNIDGVDIAARPNYPFPMHRGDALERLAHLITTGEIERYTLVHASPPCQAQCALTVGTNRSQGWGGLHDDLVAPTRELLERTGLPYVIEQPNGRATIRKDLSLCGEMFGLGVLRHRNFELGNWTTPRPTHRVHRGYVRGHRHGIYREGPYVAPYGSGGGKASVPEMQTAMGITWTDVREELTEAIPLAYTKWIGTAFLTCRQEVLA; translated from the coding sequence ATGCCTCGCGTCCTTGACCTCTTCTCCTGCGCTGGCGGGGCCGCCACGGGCTACCACCGCGCCGGCTTCAACATCGACGGCGTCGACATCGCCGCACGGCCCAACTACCCCTTCCCGATGCACCGGGGAGACGCACTGGAGCGCCTCGCCCACCTCATCACCACCGGTGAGATCGAGCGCTACACCCTCGTGCACGCCTCACCCCCCTGCCAGGCACAGTGCGCACTCACCGTGGGCACCAACCGGTCCCAGGGCTGGGGCGGACTCCATGACGACCTGGTCGCCCCCACCCGCGAACTCCTGGAACGGACCGGCCTCCCGTACGTGATCGAGCAGCCCAACGGCCGCGCCACCATCCGCAAGGACCTGTCCCTGTGCGGGGAGATGTTCGGCCTCGGCGTCCTGCGCCACCGCAACTTCGAACTCGGCAACTGGACCACCCCTCGTCCCACCCACCGAGTGCACCGGGGCTACGTCCGCGGCCACCGCCACGGCATCTACCGGGAAGGGCCCTACGTCGCCCCGTACGGCTCCGGCGGCGGCAAGGCCTCCGTCCCCGAGATGCAGACCGCGATGGGCATCACCTGGACCGACGTCCGCGAGGAACTCACCGAGGCGATCCCCCTGGCCTACACGAAGTGGATCGGGACGGCGTTCCTCACCTGCCGGCAAGAGGTGCTCGCATGA
- a CDS encoding SpdD protein, translated as MFTPKYPAPDTPPTAATSLVPPLTGLVHPPACDCHHTPAPVPAPVPAARSAVQLTPGTLAVAVAGGTAVVLVVGAVLVSMLLAVAITAASVAICAVVLRSLLNSHNRQR; from the coding sequence ATGTTCACCCCGAAGTACCCGGCACCCGACACCCCGCCCACCGCGGCAACGTCCCTCGTCCCGCCGCTCACCGGCCTCGTGCACCCGCCGGCCTGCGACTGCCACCACACCCCCGCCCCGGTCCCGGCGCCCGTTCCGGCCGCTCGGTCCGCGGTGCAGCTCACCCCCGGCACCCTCGCTGTGGCTGTCGCCGGCGGCACCGCCGTGGTCCTCGTGGTCGGTGCGGTCCTGGTCTCGATGCTCCTCGCGGTCGCGATCACCGCCGCATCCGTCGCGATCTGCGCGGTCGTCCTGCGCTCCCTGCTCAACAGCCACAACCGCCAGCGCTAA
- a CDS encoding mobile element transfer protein — protein MPRPNRFTNVIRIGPVRVGTHYDGRGRTKHTAACTAPGCNFSADYANRPAAELAAKTHRCNA, from the coding sequence ATGCCGCGCCCGAACCGCTTCACCAACGTGATCCGCATCGGCCCCGTGAGGGTCGGCACCCACTACGACGGCCGTGGCCGCACCAAGCACACCGCGGCCTGCACCGCCCCCGGCTGCAACTTCTCCGCCGACTACGCCAACCGACCCGCCGCCGAACTCGCCGCCAAAACACACCGCTGCAACGCCTGA